A window of Paenibacillus sp. 19GGS1-52 contains these coding sequences:
- the rsmD gene encoding 16S rRNA (guanine(966)-N(2))-methyltransferase RsmD, protein MPQTGIINRDIEQVNGTVRVVSGSAKGRPLKSVPGSGTRPTTDKVKEAVFSMIGPYFEGGSTLDLFAGTGGLGIEALSRGMDSAVFVDMEPQSIDTVRANLKATRLEEKAEVYRNDAGRALSAMEKRGRSFDLVFLDPPYRLKHGDELMLAMAQKGLLNKDAVIVLEHESAYGYPEDIVGFYRLRQAVYGETTISIYQYEAARTEETKSGEGGTDESTN, encoded by the coding sequence ATGCCTCAAACCGGCATAATAAACAGAGATATAGAGCAGGTGAATGGAACGGTGAGAGTTGTATCGGGAAGTGCAAAGGGGAGACCCCTGAAAAGTGTTCCGGGCAGCGGAACGCGGCCAACGACCGACAAGGTTAAGGAAGCAGTATTTAGTATGATCGGCCCTTATTTCGAGGGTGGCTCAACGCTCGATTTATTTGCGGGTACAGGCGGACTGGGAATCGAGGCCTTGAGCAGGGGGATGGACAGCGCGGTATTTGTGGATATGGAACCCCAAAGCATTGATACAGTACGAGCGAATTTGAAAGCTACAAGGCTTGAGGAGAAGGCAGAGGTTTACCGCAATGATGCCGGAAGAGCACTTAGTGCGATGGAGAAACGGGGACGCTCTTTTGATCTTGTTTTTCTGGACCCTCCATACCGTCTGAAGCATGGTGACGAGCTGATGCTTGCTATGGCTCAAAAAGGCTTGCTGAACAAGGATGCGGTAATTGTACTAGAGCATGAATCAGCCTACGGTTATCCCGAAGATATTGTAGGGTTCTACAGGCTGCGTCAGGCCGTTTATGGGGAAACGACTATTTCTATTTATCAGTATGAAGCTGCTCGCACGGAAGAAACCAAGAGTGGTGAGGGAGGTACAGATGAGTCTACAAATTAG
- the coaD gene encoding pantetheine-phosphate adenylyltransferase: MSLQIRKERVAIYPGTFDPVTMGHMDIIRRAAKQFDRLIVAVLNNLSKNPLFTVEERKDLLRQATHDIPNVEIDSFRDLLVNYVRQKDAQVIVRGIRTVTDFEYELQNASINHNLDPDAETIFMMTNPKYSYLSSSVVKEIAHFGGDVTDFVTPEVEQAMKLKFRPSGDESQ; the protein is encoded by the coding sequence ATGAGTCTACAAATTAGAAAAGAACGTGTGGCTATATATCCCGGTACATTTGATCCGGTAACTATGGGGCACATGGATATTATTCGGCGTGCAGCGAAGCAGTTTGATCGTTTGATCGTTGCCGTGCTAAACAATTTAAGCAAGAATCCTTTGTTCACTGTAGAGGAACGCAAAGATCTTCTGCGTCAAGCTACCCATGACATTCCGAATGTGGAAATTGACAGCTTTCGTGATCTTTTGGTCAATTATGTCCGGCAAAAAGATGCTCAGGTCATCGTACGCGGCATCCGAACAGTTACTGATTTTGAATACGAACTGCAAAATGCCTCTATTAATCACAACCTTGATCCGGATGCCGAGACCATTTTTATGATGACGAATCCGAAATATTCTTATCTTAGTTCCAGTGTAGTTAAGGAAATCGCCCATTTTGGCGGAGATGTGACGGATTTTGTAACGCCAGAGGTTGAACAAGCCATGAAGCTTAAATTCAGACCCTCTGGCGACGAATCGCAGTAA